The following proteins come from a genomic window of Streptococcus oralis:
- a CDS encoding DUF1868 domain-containing protein, with product MKNLTKIKFKENGEFNHFPGNTVVANLYTNSDLMEVVDIIQSRYRELPFIDKFTLTPRDSIHMTVIELLCHENRESEFWSSHLPLDTPLQEIHDYFAKQLEIFPLLNEEIHMRVTEMGNQNILVEPADEKSAKRLEEIRTYVSEKAGVRFPNHDRYQFHISIGYLRVPLTEEENEEFTKVKKELTEVLLEKIPVITVNRIDYTVFEDMRRFVPYCEKF from the coding sequence ATGAAAAACTTAACAAAAATTAAGTTCAAAGAGAACGGGGAATTCAATCATTTCCCAGGGAATACAGTTGTTGCAAATCTTTATACTAATTCAGATTTGATGGAAGTTGTTGATATCATTCAATCACGTTATAGAGAGTTGCCATTTATAGATAAATTTACATTAACTCCAAGAGATTCTATTCATATGACAGTAATAGAGTTACTTTGTCACGAAAATCGTGAGTCTGAATTTTGGAGTAGTCATCTACCACTAGATACACCATTACAAGAAATTCATGATTACTTTGCTAAGCAACTAGAAATCTTCCCATTACTAAACGAAGAGATTCATATGCGTGTGACTGAAATGGGCAATCAAAACATTTTAGTTGAACCAGCAGATGAAAAATCAGCTAAACGATTAGAAGAAATTAGAACGTATGTTTCAGAAAAAGCAGGTGTTCGATTCCCTAATCATGATCGCTATCAATTCCATATCTCAATTGGATATCTTCGAGTTCCATTAACTGAAGAAGAAAATGAAGAGTTTACTAAAGTGAAAAAGGAATTAACGGAAGTTCTGCTTGAAAAGATTCCTGTCATTACAGTAAATCGTATCGATTACACAGTATTTGAAGATATGAGACGTTTTGTTCCATATTGTGAAAAATTTTAA
- a CDS encoding ABC transporter ATP-binding protein, translating to MIKFDNIQIKYGDFIAIDNLNLDIKEGEFFTFLGPSGCGKSTTLRALVGFLDPSSGSIEVNGKDVTHMEPEKRGIGIVFQSYALFPTMTVFDNIAFGLKVKKVAPDVIKAKVSAVAAKIKISDQQLQRNVSELSGGQQQRVALARALVLEPKILCLDEPLSNLDAKLRVDLRKELKRLQKELGITTLYVTHDQEEALTLSDRIAVFNNGFIEQVGTPVEIYHNSQTEFVCDFIGDINVLTDETVHGILLNNAHVLLEDKKGYIRLEKVRFKRETDQDFVLKGSIIDVEFSGVTIHYTVQVSENQILNVTSIDSQSAIRSVGESVELFITPSDVLQF from the coding sequence ATGATTAAATTTGATAACATTCAAATTAAATACGGTGATTTTATCGCGATTGATAATCTAAATTTAGATATTAAGGAAGGAGAATTCTTTACCTTCCTTGGACCATCTGGATGCGGTAAATCAACAACTTTGAGAGCTTTGGTAGGTTTTTTAGACCCTTCATCTGGAAGCATTGAGGTTAATGGGAAAGATGTTACTCATATGGAGCCAGAAAAACGTGGAATCGGGATCGTATTCCAATCTTACGCACTATTTCCAACAATGACAGTTTTTGATAATATTGCATTCGGTCTAAAGGTTAAAAAAGTTGCTCCAGATGTTATTAAAGCCAAGGTTTCTGCAGTGGCTGCTAAAATTAAGATTTCAGATCAACAATTGCAACGTAACGTTTCAGAATTATCTGGAGGACAACAGCAGCGTGTAGCTTTAGCTCGTGCTCTTGTTCTGGAACCTAAAATCCTATGTTTGGATGAACCCTTGTCAAACCTAGATGCAAAATTACGTGTGGATTTGAGAAAAGAGTTGAAACGTCTTCAAAAAGAATTGGGAATTACGACTCTATATGTTACACATGACCAAGAGGAAGCGTTAACGCTATCTGATAGGATTGCTGTTTTTAATAATGGTTTTATTGAACAAGTGGGAACACCAGTAGAAATTTATCATAATTCTCAAACAGAATTTGTATGTGATTTCATTGGAGACATTAACGTACTTACAGATGAAACTGTTCACGGAATTCTTCTAAATAATGCTCATGTTCTTTTGGAAGATAAAAAAGGTTACATTCGTTTAGAAAAAGTTCGCTTCAAACGTGAAACGGATCAGGATTTTGTCTTAAAAGGTTCAATTATTGATGTGGAATTTTCAGGAGTTACAATTCACTATACTGTTCAGGTATCTGAAAATCAAATTCTTAATGTAACAAGTATCGATAGTCAGTCAGCTATTAGATCTGTCGGAGAAAGTGTGGAATTATTTATCACACCATCAGACGTTCTGCAATTTTAA
- the yidA gene encoding sugar-phosphatase: MSIKLIAVDIDGTLVNSKKEITPEVFSAIQDAKQAGVKVVIATGRPIAGVAKLLDDLQLRDEGDYVVTFNGALVQETATGHEIISESLAYEDYLDMEFLSRKLGVHMHAITKDGIYTANRNIGKYTVHESTLVSMPIFYRTPEEMAGKEIVKCMFIDEPEILDAAIEKIPAEFYELYSINKSAPFYLELLKKNVDKGSAITHLAEKLGLTKDETMAIGDEENDRTMLEVVGNPVVMENGNPELKKIAKYITKSNDESGVAHAIRTWVL; encoded by the coding sequence ATGAGTATTAAACTAATCGCCGTCGATATCGATGGTACTCTGGTTAACAGTAAAAAGGAAATCACTCCTGAAGTCTTTTCTGCCATCCAAGATGCCAAACAAGCTGGCGTCAAAGTCGTGATTGCAACTGGCCGCCCTATCGCAGGTGTTGCTAAACTTCTGGACGACTTGCAGTTGAGAGACGAGGGTGACTATGTCGTTACCTTCAACGGTGCCCTTGTCCAAGAAACTGCTACTGGCCATGAGATTATCAGCGAATCTTTAGCCTATGAGGACTATCTCGATATGGAATTTCTCAGTCGCAAACTCGGTGTCCACATGCACGCTATTACCAAGGACGGTATCTATACTGCCAATCGCAATATCGGAAAATACACAGTGCACGAATCAACCCTCGTCAGCATGCCCATCTTCTACCGCACTCCTGAAGAAATGGCTGGCAAGGAAATCGTCAAGTGTATGTTTATCGATGAACCTGAAATACTCGATGCGGCTATTGAAAAAATCCCAGCAGAATTTTACGAACTATACTCCATCAACAAATCTGCTCCTTTCTACCTTGAACTCCTTAAAAAGAATGTAGACAAGGGTTCAGCCATTACACACTTAGCTGAAAAACTCGGATTAACCAAAGATGAAACCATGGCGATCGGTGACGAAGAAAATGACCGTACCATGCTCGAAGTCGTTGGAAACCCCGTTGTTATGGAAAATGGAAATCCAGAACTCAAAAAAATCGCCAAATACATCACCAAGTCTAATGACGAATCCGGCGTTGCCCATGCTATCCGTACGTGGGTACTGTAA
- a CDS encoding extracellular solute-binding protein produces the protein MKKSKLLSFLATGVAVTTLAACSGGSTNSSNSSSDTPQSEEKADKSQELVIYSNSVSNGRGDWLTAKAKEAGFNIKMVDIPGAQLADRVIAEKNNAVADMVFGIGAVDSNKIRDQKLLVQYKPKWLDKIDQSLSDKDNYYNPVIVQPLVLIGAPDVTEMPKDWTELGSKYKGKYSISGLSGGTGRAILASILVRYLDDKGELGVSEKGWQAAKEYLENAYTLQKGESSIVKMLDKDDPIQYGMMWGSGALVGQKEQNVVFKVMSPEIGVPFVTEQTMILNTSKKQALAKEFIDWFGQTEIQVEYSKNFGSIPANTEAVKELPEATKKFVDQVKPQSIDWEAVGKHLDEWVEKAELEYVK, from the coding sequence ATGAAAAAATCTAAATTATTATCGTTTTTAGCTACAGGGGTTGCGGTTACAACATTGGCAGCATGTTCAGGTGGTTCAACTAATTCATCAAATTCTTCGAGCGATACACCTCAATCAGAAGAAAAAGCTGACAAGAGCCAAGAATTAGTAATTTATTCTAACTCTGTTTCAAACGGACGTGGGGATTGGTTAACTGCTAAGGCTAAAGAAGCTGGTTTCAATATTAAAATGGTTGACATTCCAGGTGCTCAGTTGGCCGATCGTGTTATTGCTGAAAAAAATAATGCAGTAGCTGATATGGTATTTGGTATTGGAGCTGTTGATTCAAATAAAATTAGAGATCAAAAATTATTGGTACAGTACAAACCTAAATGGTTAGATAAAATTGACCAATCTCTATCAGATAAAGATAACTACTACAATCCTGTAATTGTTCAGCCATTGGTCTTGATTGGTGCTCCTGATGTTACTGAAATGCCTAAAGATTGGACTGAGTTAGGCAGCAAATATAAAGGTAAATATTCAATTTCTGGACTTTCAGGGGGAACAGGGCGTGCGATCTTGGCAAGTATCCTTGTTCGCTATCTCGATGATAAAGGAGAATTAGGCGTTTCTGAAAAAGGTTGGCAAGCAGCTAAAGAATATTTGGAAAATGCGTACACTCTTCAAAAGGGTGAAAGTTCAATTGTTAAAATGTTAGATAAGGATGACCCAATCCAGTACGGTATGATGTGGGGTTCTGGTGCATTAGTTGGACAAAAAGAACAAAATGTTGTATTTAAAGTAATGTCTCCTGAAATTGGTGTTCCGTTTGTAACTGAACAAACAATGATTTTGAATACTAGTAAGAAACAAGCTTTAGCTAAAGAATTTATTGATTGGTTTGGTCAAACAGAAATTCAAGTAGAGTACAGCAAAAACTTTGGTTCTATTCCTGCAAATACTGAGGCAGTGAAAGAGTTACCAGAAGCTACTAAGAAATTTGTTGATCAAGTGAAACCGCAAAGTATTGATTGGGAAGCTGTTGGAAAACATTTGGATGAATGGGTTGAAAAAGCTGAACTAGAATATGTAAAATAG
- a CDS encoding LacI family DNA-binding transcriptional regulator, translating to MKNLNGKKVTIYDIANLSGFSPKTVSRVINGGEKVKEETYRAIQKVIDELSYVPNAYAKNLTKKETTNILISVKKIDSFPLIWFQTLLDRVLQTCKEFGVNAIVEYFGEEDTIRNSIISSTGSLIDGVIVFYESKDDIRINYLQKNNMPFIVFGESRTPDVVYVSNNNFQATYDMMELVTKENIKSMLLLMGGESLVNKDREKGIRTFLTDKNYLMDLQVIYGLTTIDSVYSYAINNLSNQNHPDMIFVSGDEKVQGLIRACYEKGITIPDDISIIGFDNIPISQYYTPALSTISPNYAMLAQKMIEGVLAIIKGESVTSVEVSPKFVRRQSF from the coding sequence GTGAAAAATTTAAACGGTAAAAAGGTAACTATTTATGATATTGCGAATTTATCAGGTTTTTCTCCAAAAACTGTTTCACGTGTTATTAACGGTGGTGAAAAGGTAAAAGAAGAAACTTATCGAGCTATTCAAAAAGTCATTGATGAGTTGTCGTATGTTCCAAATGCATATGCAAAAAATTTGACTAAGAAAGAAACTACAAATATTTTGATTTCCGTTAAAAAGATTGATTCTTTTCCCTTGATTTGGTTTCAAACTTTACTAGATAGAGTTCTACAAACTTGTAAAGAGTTTGGTGTAAACGCTATTGTTGAATACTTTGGTGAAGAAGATACGATTAGGAATTCAATAATTTCAAGTACAGGAAGCTTAATAGATGGAGTAATAGTATTTTATGAAAGTAAAGACGATATTCGGATTAATTATTTACAGAAGAATAATATGCCTTTTATAGTTTTTGGAGAATCTCGAACACCTGATGTTGTTTATGTATCTAATAACAATTTTCAAGCCACTTATGATATGATGGAATTAGTAACAAAAGAGAATATTAAAAGTATGTTGTTACTTATGGGAGGGGAATCTCTTGTTAATAAGGATCGTGAAAAAGGTATTCGTACTTTTTTGACTGATAAAAATTATTTAATGGATTTGCAAGTTATTTATGGCTTAACTACAATTGATTCAGTTTATTCATATGCAATAAATAATTTATCTAATCAAAATCATCCGGATATGATATTTGTTTCTGGGGATGAGAAGGTTCAAGGGCTGATTCGTGCGTGCTATGAGAAGGGGATTACCATTCCTGATGATATTTCAATAATTGGATTCGATAATATTCCTATTTCGCAATATTATACTCCAGCTCTGTCTACTATTTCTCCTAATTATGCTATGTTAGCCCAAAAAATGATAGAAGGTGTTTTAGCAATTATTAAAGGGGAAAGTGTCACATCTGTTGAAGTTTCTCCTAAATTTGTTAGGAGACAGAGTTTCTAG
- a CDS encoding DUF4365 domain-containing protein has protein sequence MANNKKIETLGVSYLSTFIDKHELLQSYFDRNDKTPVWDGEIHVLKSSSEKKDEILGKVPVQIKTTRQKKDVLKSFPLDARDLELYKSNGGVVLFVVWLSENNDLREIYYKSLPPFSIKDLLKKSKLKNKSTNSKKLSIQIFKLDEKKMYPMLVDFINNSQRQYSFINTDGISVEDISDDNNLKFYFYGQGKGEIFNYQKEHDLFIYYKDPLTGIEIPLENTIKVVETYEETDLIITIGDFTFQDVKRHRFPDGSVQLHFGECFKMSFDVNKKIFKFNYTRSNMLSKAMECTEVLQELGRVGYFNLNGNKIELDNQSISDITSRNLDSDIKDLRQISNFLENMGVQKDLDLNYFDKQSQKNLNILNSGLVLKKKVALDYNESKLLHLRIANIHIIALYNFTIDKNGTMIDIFTEIPWCRRGEGKDSSDISIFEVFEPNDWLKIDNCNFDSVIASYQRLVDNDLKFEDANNTIIKIVIAADMAEDVSRRELLLNWAQCLSNWNLKYSQNSEIAIINDLQIKSRVRKLNSKEMEILSNILVNSNDNYELCFGSSVLLKSKPQADLFWNKLDNETKERYKDFPIYTLYMKLS, from the coding sequence TTGGCAAATAATAAAAAAATTGAGACATTAGGTGTTTCATATCTGTCGACATTTATAGATAAGCATGAGTTACTTCAATCTTATTTTGATAGAAATGATAAAACTCCAGTGTGGGATGGAGAAATTCATGTTCTTAAATCATCGAGTGAGAAGAAAGACGAAATATTAGGTAAAGTACCTGTTCAGATTAAAACCACTAGACAGAAAAAAGATGTGTTAAAATCCTTTCCATTAGATGCTAGAGATTTAGAATTATATAAATCAAATGGCGGCGTAGTTTTATTTGTAGTTTGGTTGAGTGAGAATAATGACTTACGAGAAATCTATTATAAATCATTGCCTCCTTTTTCTATAAAAGATTTGCTCAAAAAAAGTAAATTAAAAAATAAATCTACAAATAGTAAGAAACTGTCCATACAGATATTTAAACTAGATGAAAAAAAGATGTATCCAATGTTAGTGGATTTTATAAATAATAGTCAGAGACAGTATAGCTTCATAAATACTGATGGTATCTCAGTTGAAGATATCTCTGACGATAATAATCTTAAATTCTATTTTTATGGACAAGGAAAAGGAGAGATATTTAACTATCAGAAAGAACACGATCTCTTCATTTATTATAAAGATCCTTTAACTGGTATTGAAATACCACTTGAAAATACAATAAAGGTTGTCGAAACTTACGAGGAAACTGATTTAATTATTACAATTGGAGATTTTACTTTTCAAGATGTAAAAAGACATCGATTCCCTGATGGGAGTGTACAACTACATTTTGGTGAATGCTTTAAAATGTCCTTTGATGTAAATAAAAAAATATTTAAATTTAATTATACAAGGTCTAATATGCTCTCAAAAGCCATGGAGTGTACGGAGGTACTTCAAGAGCTAGGAAGAGTAGGATATTTCAATCTCAATGGAAATAAAATAGAACTAGATAATCAGTCAATATCGGATATTACTTCACGGAATTTAGATAGCGATATAAAGGATTTGAGACAGATTTCTAACTTCTTGGAAAATATGGGTGTACAAAAGGATCTTGATCTAAACTACTTTGATAAACAATCTCAAAAAAATCTAAATATCCTTAATTCAGGTCTTGTTCTAAAGAAGAAGGTTGCCTTAGATTATAATGAATCTAAATTACTTCATCTAAGAATTGCTAATATCCATATTATTGCCTTATATAATTTTACAATAGATAAGAACGGAACTATGATTGATATCTTTACTGAAATTCCCTGGTGTAGGAGAGGTGAGGGTAAAGATTCTTCAGATATTTCAATTTTTGAAGTTTTTGAACCTAACGATTGGCTAAAAATAGATAATTGTAATTTTGATTCGGTTATTGCCTCATATCAAAGATTAGTTGATAATGACTTGAAATTTGAAGATGCTAATAACACTATTATAAAAATAGTTATTGCTGCTGACATGGCAGAAGATGTTTCTAGAAGAGAGTTATTGCTTAATTGGGCACAATGTCTTTCTAATTGGAACTTAAAATACTCCCAAAATAGTGAGATAGCTATAATAAATGACCTTCAAATAAAATCTAGAGTTCGTAAATTAAACAGCAAAGAAATGGAGATTCTAAGCAATATTTTAGTAAATAGTAATGATAACTATGAACTTTGTTTCGGTTCATCAGTGTTATTAAAATCGAAACCGCAAGCTGATTTGTTTTGGAATAAACTGGATAACGAGACAAAAGAAAGATATAAAGACTTTCCTATTTATACTTTGTATATGAAATTATCGTAA
- a CDS encoding HD domain-containing protein — MNEKVFRDPVHNYIHVNNQVIYDLINTKEFQRLRRIKQLGTSSYTFHGGEHSRFSHCLGVYEIARRITEIFEEKYPKEWDPAESLLTMTAALLHDLGHGAYSHTFEHLFDTDHEAITQEIIQSPETEIHQVLLQVAPDFPEKVASVIDHTYPNKQVVQLISSQIDADRMDYLLRDSYFTGASYGEFDLTRILRVIRPVENGIAFQRNGMHAIEDYVLSRYQMYMQVYFHPATRAMEVLLQNLLKRAKELYPEDKDFFARTSPHLLPFFEKNVTLSDYLALDDGVMNTYFQLWMTSPDKILADLSQRFVNRKVFKSITFSEKDQDQLATMRQLVEDIGFDPDYYTAIHKNFDLPYDIYRPESENPRTQIEILQKNGELAELSSLSPIVQSLAGSRHGDNRFYFPKEMLDQNSIFASITQQFLHLIENDHFTPNKN; from the coding sequence ATGAACGAAAAAGTATTCCGTGACCCAGTTCACAACTATATCCACGTCAATAATCAGGTCATATACGACTTGATCAATACAAAAGAATTTCAACGATTGCGTCGTATCAAACAGCTAGGAACTTCCAGCTATACCTTCCACGGTGGAGAGCACAGTCGCTTCTCCCATTGTCTTGGAGTCTATGAGATTGCACGACGCATCACAGAGATTTTTGAAGAAAAATATCCTAAAGAATGGGATCCTGCTGAGTCTCTCTTGACCATGACCGCTGCGCTCCTTCATGACCTCGGGCATGGTGCCTACTCCCATACTTTTGAACATCTCTTTGATACAGATCATGAGGCCATTACCCAGGAAATCATCCAAAGTCCTGAGACAGAGATTCACCAAGTCCTACTACAAGTGGCGCCCGATTTTCCTGAAAAGGTGGCTAGTGTCATCGACCATACCTACCCTAACAAGCAGGTCGTACAGCTCATTTCCAGTCAGATCGATGCGGACCGTATGGACTATCTCTTGCGCGACTCCTATTTTACAGGAGCATCTTATGGGGAATTTGACTTGACTCGAATTCTCCGAGTCATTCGCCCAGTCGAAAATGGGATCGCCTTTCAGCGTAATGGCATGCATGCCATCGAAGACTACGTGCTCAGTCGCTATCAGATGTATATGCAGGTTTATTTCCACCCAGCAACACGCGCCATGGAAGTTCTTCTACAGAATCTCCTCAAACGCGCTAAGGAACTCTATCCTGAAGACAAAGATTTCTTTGCACGAACTTCTCCACATCTCCTTCCTTTCTTTGAAAAAAATGTGACCTTGTCTGACTATCTAGCTCTGGATGATGGCGTGATGAATACCTACTTCCAACTCTGGATGACCAGTCCTGACAAGATACTAGCCGACTTGTCGCAACGCTTTGTCAACCGCAAGGTCTTTAAATCCATTACTTTTTCAGAAAAAGACCAAGACCAACTCGCAACCATGAGACAACTGGTTGAAGATATCGGTTTTGATCCAGACTACTATACTGCTATTCATAAGAACTTTGACCTCCCTTATGATATCTATCGACCCGAATCTGAAAATCCAAGGACACAGATTGAGATTTTACAAAAAAATGGTGAACTGGCAGAACTATCTAGCCTGTCCCCTATCGTCCAATCCCTTGCTGGCAGCCGCCACGGTGACAATCGTTTCTATTTTCCAAAAGAAATGTTGGATCAAAATAGCATCTTCGCAAGTATCACCCAGCAATTTTTACACTTGATTGAGAACGATCATTTTACCCCAAATAAAAACTAG
- a CDS encoding ABC transporter permease: MRHKLNWKDWLIRLGLIWFLVTFIIYPNFDLVVNVFVKGGEFSLDVVQRALKSQRAIQSIMNSFKLAFSLIITVNVVGVLCVLFTEYFDIKGAKILKLGYMTSLIYGGVVLATGYKFVYGPYGMITKFLQGIIPSLDPNWFIGYGAVLFIMTFSGTANHTLFLTNTIRSVDYHTIEAARNMGAKPFTVFRKVVLPTLIPTLFALTIMVFLSGLSAVAAPMIVGGKEFQTINPMIITFAGMGNSRDLAAFLAIILGVATTILLTIMNKIEKGGNYISISKTKAPLKKQKITSKPWNIIAHIVAYALFTVFMLPLIFIVLYSFTDPVAIQTGNLSLSNFTLDNYKLFFSNSAAFSPFLVSFIYSIIAATTATVLAVVFARVVRKHKARFDFLFEYGALLPWLLPSTLLAVSLLFTFNQPQLLVFNQILVGSLVILLIAYIVVKIPFSYRMVRAILFSVDDEMEDAARSMGASPFYTMMKVIIPFILPVVLSVIALNFNSLLTDFDLSVFLYHPLAQPLGITIRSAGDETATSNAQALVFVYTIVLMIISGTVLYFTQRPRGKKRK; encoded by the coding sequence ATGCGTCATAAATTAAATTGGAAAGATTGGCTCATTCGTTTAGGCTTAATCTGGTTCTTGGTAACTTTCATCATTTATCCAAACTTTGATTTAGTAGTTAATGTATTTGTGAAAGGTGGGGAGTTTTCACTTGATGTCGTACAACGAGCTCTTAAATCTCAACGTGCGATTCAGAGTATTATGAACAGTTTTAAGTTAGCATTCTCACTAATTATAACTGTTAATGTTGTTGGTGTACTTTGTGTATTGTTTACAGAATATTTTGATATTAAAGGAGCTAAAATATTAAAACTAGGATACATGACGTCACTAATCTACGGTGGAGTAGTTTTGGCTACTGGTTATAAATTCGTTTATGGACCATATGGAATGATTACCAAATTTTTACAAGGTATTATTCCATCTTTAGATCCTAACTGGTTTATTGGTTATGGTGCAGTTCTATTTATTATGACATTTTCTGGTACTGCTAATCACACCTTATTCCTAACTAATACAATTCGTAGTGTAGACTATCATACTATTGAAGCTGCACGTAATATGGGTGCAAAACCATTTACAGTGTTTAGAAAAGTAGTATTGCCAACTCTTATTCCTACTTTATTCGCTCTGACAATTATGGTTTTTCTAAGTGGGTTATCAGCAGTAGCAGCACCTATGATTGTTGGTGGGAAAGAATTCCAAACTATTAACCCAATGATCATAACTTTTGCTGGAATGGGAAATTCTCGTGACTTAGCCGCCTTTCTAGCAATTATTTTGGGTGTTGCCACTACGATTTTGCTTACTATTATGAACAAGATCGAAAAAGGCGGAAATTATATTTCTATTTCTAAAACGAAAGCACCTTTGAAAAAACAAAAAATCACATCTAAACCATGGAATATCATTGCACATATTGTTGCTTATGCTTTGTTCACTGTTTTCATGTTACCATTGATTTTCATTGTATTGTATTCATTTACTGACCCAGTTGCAATACAGACAGGAAACTTATCATTATCAAACTTTACTTTAGATAATTATAAGTTATTCTTTAGTAATAGTGCTGCGTTCTCTCCATTCTTAGTCAGCTTTATATACTCTATTATTGCTGCAACTACTGCAACAGTTCTTGCTGTTGTGTTTGCGCGAGTAGTTCGTAAACATAAAGCTCGATTTGATTTCTTGTTCGAATACGGAGCTCTTCTTCCTTGGCTATTACCAAGTACACTTCTAGCAGTTAGTTTATTGTTCACTTTCAACCAACCTCAACTTTTAGTCTTTAACCAGATTCTAGTTGGTAGTTTAGTAATTTTGCTAATCGCTTATATTGTTGTAAAAATTCCATTCTCTTATAGAATGGTGCGTGCAATCTTATTTAGTGTTGATGATGAGATGGAGGATGCTGCTAGAAGTATGGGGGCTTCACCATTTTACACAATGATGAAGGTTATTATTCCTTTCATCTTGCCGGTAGTTCTTTCTGTTATCGCACTCAACTTTAACTCTTTATTGACCGATTTCGATTTATCTGTATTCCTTTATCATCCATTGGCTCAACCATTAGGTATTACGATTCGTTCTGCAGGTGATGAAACAGCAACATCTAATGCACAAGCTCTTGTATTTGTTTATACAATTGTTCTAATGATTATTTCAGGAACTGTATTGTACTTCACACAGAGACCGCGTGGTAAGAAAAGGAAATAG
- a CDS encoding MgtC/SapB family protein, producing the protein MQSSSIGLSYIEIIIRVVLSLVIGSIIGLERGSKSQPAGIRTHSIVCMAACLIMMTNEFVSYKFGTGDPTRLGAQVISGVGFLGAGTILITDKKKVTGLTTAAGIWASAGIGLAIGVGFYEGALLVAISVWSVISMFQPLKKYLQSRSKVIELYIVVKSTEAYNRVLVYCAENGIRLNDSRTAFGDVNSERIEYFDVPDKRIASFMTLELSGKFEHLKLMEEIANIVGVIYVEEVS; encoded by the coding sequence ATGCAATCATCCAGCATTGGACTATCATACATTGAAATTATTATTAGAGTCGTGTTATCTTTGGTCATTGGAAGTATTATTGGCTTAGAAAGAGGAAGTAAATCTCAACCAGCAGGTATTCGTACACATAGTATCGTTTGTATGGCTGCTTGTTTGATTATGATGACTAATGAATTTGTATCTTATAAGTTTGGAACAGGAGATCCGACACGTTTAGGTGCTCAAGTTATTTCTGGTGTTGGTTTTCTTGGAGCTGGAACAATTCTTATCACAGATAAAAAGAAGGTTACTGGTCTGACAACTGCAGCAGGAATCTGGGCTTCTGCAGGAATAGGTTTAGCTATTGGAGTAGGTTTTTATGAAGGTGCTCTGTTAGTAGCTATTTCTGTGTGGAGTGTGATTTCTATGTTTCAGCCTTTAAAAAAATATCTGCAAAGTCGTTCAAAAGTTATTGAATTATATATTGTAGTTAAATCTACTGAGGCATATAATCGAGTATTAGTTTATTGTGCAGAAAATGGAATTCGATTGAATGATTCAAGAACTGCTTTTGGAGATGTTAATTCTGAAAGAATTGAATATTTTGATGTTCCAGACAAAAGAATAGCATCATTTATGACTCTAGAACTTTCAGGTAAGTTTGAACATCTTAAACTAATGGAAGAAATAGCAAATATTGTTGGTGTTATTTATGTCGAAGAAGTTAGTTGA